One segment of Gadus chalcogrammus isolate NIFS_2021 chromosome 8, NIFS_Gcha_1.0, whole genome shotgun sequence DNA contains the following:
- the LOC130387859 gene encoding gamma-crystallin M2-like, translated as MTSTGMNMMNKITFYEERNFQGRSYESSSDCPDMSSYLSKCHSCRVERGCFMVYDRTNFMGNQYFMRRGEYADYMSMMGMTDSIRSCRMIPMHRGQYRMKIYEKENFGGQSYELMDDCDNVMDRYRMSNCMSCNVMDGHWLMYEQAQYRGRMMYMRPGEYRNFMNQGMNQGMRFMSMRHINDSYY; from the exons ATGACCTCCACCGGAATGAACATGATGAACAAG ATCACCTTCTACGAGGAGAGGAACTTCCAGGGCCGCTCCTACGAGTCCAGCAGCGACTGCCCCGACATGTCCTCCTACCTGAGCAAGTGCCACTCCTGTAGGGTGGAGCGCGGCTGCTTCATGGTCTACGACCGCACCAACTTCATGGGCAACCAGTACTTCATGAGGAGGGGCGAGTACGCTGACTACATGAGCATGATGGGCATGACGGACTCCATCAGGTCCTGCCGCATGATCCCCATG CACCGTGGTCAGTACAGGATGAAGATTTACGAGAAGGAGAACTTCGGTGGCCAGTCCTACGAGCTGATGGACGACTGCGATAACGTCATGGACCGCTACCGCATGTCCAACTGCATGTCCTGCAACGTGATGGACGGCCACTGGCTGATGTACGAGCAGGCCCAGTACAGGGGCAGGATGATGTACATGAGGCCTGGAGAGTACAGGAACTTCATGAACCAGGGCATGAACCAGGGCATGAGATTCATGAGCATGAGGCACATCAACGACTCCTACTACTAG